In Neoarius graeffei isolate fNeoGra1 chromosome 17, fNeoGra1.pri, whole genome shotgun sequence, a single window of DNA contains:
- the LOC132901243 gene encoding olfactory receptor 4K15-like — translation MPKVKGILSSCPRKDSIVEVKTKQFAHINCYILLHILLYILYIYFPGLVAIMEGDASLNNTNLTRFMAILTMEKLDLPPSSAFFIFIFGIFTYCLILFFHSVLLVTIVVKRDLHKPMYILLFNLSMCDLMGATGFYPQLVCSILFQTREISYPACALQGIVLHIYGNGSLLFLTVMSYDRYIAICKPLSYHNLMTEAVLVKLIFIVWSVNFLNIVSLFTLTLSKEICRINIVDTFCNNPSLLKLSCEDTRLVNYYGLFGIALFQGSSILIVSLTYIKILITCLSTKQTQSISKAMQTCGMHLTVFLSFEVNAFLLLISHRLQSVSPHIRRAFGVSILIFPPILNPLIYGLKTKEIRTTIFKFFISSQGRFLINLTDK, via the coding sequence GTCAAAGGCATCTTATCATCCTGTCCTCGGAAAGATAGCATAGTTgaggtaaaaacaaaacagtttgcCCATATTAATTGTTATATATTGTTGCATATTTtgttatatatactgtatatatattttccAGGCCTTGTCGCTATAATGGAGGGAGACGCATCTCTTAACAATACAAATTTAACACGTTTCATGGCAATTTTGACCATGGAAAAGTTGGACCTACCACCATCCAGTGCCTTTTTCATATTCATTTTTGGCATCTTTACATACTGTTTAATTTTGTTCTTCCACTCAGTGCTGCTTGTGACTATTGTTGTCAAAAGGGATCTGCATAAGCCCATGTACATACTGCTGTTTAATTTGTCCATGTGTGACCTTATGGGAGCTACGGGTTTTTATCCACAGCTGGTTTGTAGTATATTGTTTCAGACGAGAGAAATCTCCTACCCTGCCTGTGCCTTGCAAGGCATCGTTCTTCACATCTATGGGAATGGATCTCTTTTATTTCTCACTGTTATGTCTTATGACCGATACATTGCCATTTGCAAGCCTTTGAGCTACCACAATTTGATGACTGAAGCTGTCTTGGTAAAACTTATTTTTATAGTTTGGTCTGTaaattttttaaatattgtgtCTCTATTTACGCTCACATTAAGCAAAGAAATTTGCAGGATAAACATAGTGGACACATTCTGCAATAATCCATCTTTATTGAAGTTAAGCTGTGAGGATACAAGACTGGTTAACTACTATGGCTTGTTTGGTATAGCTCTTTTCCAAGGCTCTTCCATACTGATAGTTTCATTAACATACATAAAAATCCTAATTACCTGTCTTTCTACAAAACAGACACAATCTATAAGTAAGGCAATGCAAACATGTGGGATGCATCTCACTGTTTTTTTGAGTTTTGAGGTTAACGCATTCTTACTACTGATTTCTCACAGGTTACAATCAGTTTCTCCACACATACGAAGGGCCTTTGGTGTTTCAATTCTTATATTTCCTCCAATTCTTAACCCTCTAATTTACGGGTTAAAAACAAAGGAAATTAGAACaacaatttttaaattttttatttcttCACAAGGAAGGTTTTTAATTAACCTGACAGATAAGtaa